A stretch of the Mustela nigripes isolate SB6536 chromosome X, MUSNIG.SB6536, whole genome shotgun sequence genome encodes the following:
- the UTP14A gene encoding U3 small nucleolar RNA-associated protein 14 homolog A isoform X1: MSEVGAAESLLALSQQEEVEDLPKDYALSPSEDEVDIDGERNHQKLLEAISSLDGKNRWKLAERSEASLKVSEFSVTSEGSGEKLVLSDLLGPVKTSSSLAVVKKQLNRVKSKKTVELPLNKEEVERIHREVAFNKTSQALSKWDPIVLKNRQAEQLVFPLKKEQSAFAPIEHVLSGWKARTPLEQEVFNLLHKNKQPVTDPLLTPVEKASLKAMSLEEAKMRRAELQRARALQSYYEARARREKKIKSKKYRKVLKKGKARKALKDFEKLRKVNPTAALEELEKIEKARMMERMSLKHQNSGKWAKSKAIMAKYDLEARQAMQEQLARNKELTQKLQVASNSEEEEEGVEEEGDLVPDAVNEIQMDADGPNPWMLRNHSRGTKEAKGQDPEQLPEPGAHEASESEEEEDRPGAEEETLLNEFEERRSLRRKSGLNQDAEPVSRQEPKDSSSQEVLSELRALAQKLNKEKNQSGKQNMSSTRTVPVVQREGPPKAEEEPLLLQRPERAHTVQELEELAKEGCFQNEEVPRPSREGQQTERNPNTQPGVPKEKKRKEQMIDLQNLLTTKSPSVKSLAIPTTVEELEDEEERDQKQMIKEAFAGDDVIRDFLKEKREAVEASKPKDVDLTLPGWGEWGGMGLKPSAKKRRRFLIKTPEGPPRKDKNLPNVIINEKRNVHAAAHQVRVLPYPFTHHQQFERTIQTPIGSTWNTQRAFQKLTMPKVVTKPGHIIKPIKAEDVGYRSSSRSDLSVVQRNPKQLSLRHKKQLKKNSVD; encoded by the exons ATGAGCGAGGTCGGGGCTGCGGAAAG CCTTCTGGCTTTAAGCCAACAGGAAGAAGTAGAGGATTTGCCCAAAGACTACGCCTTGAGCCCCAGTGAAGATGAG GTGGACattgatggagagagaaatcatCAAAAGCTTCTGGAAGCAATCAGTTCCCTTGATGGAAAGAATAG GTGGAAATTGGCTGAGAGATCTGAAGCTAGTCTGAAGGTGTCAGAGTTCAGTGTCACTTCTGAAG GATCGGGAGAAAAGCTAGTCCTTTCAGATCTACTTGGGCCTGTTAAAACTTCATCCTCATTGGCTGTTGTGAAAAAGCAACTGAATAGAGTCAAATCAAAGAAGACTGTGGAGTTACCCCTTAACAAAGAAGAGGTTGAGAGG ATCCACAGGGAAGTGGCATTCAATAAAACCTCACAAGCCCTCTCCAAATGGGATCCCATCGTCCTGAAGAACCGACAAGCAGAGCAGCTGGTTTTTCCTCTGAAGAAGGAGCAGTCAGCCTTTGCTCCCATCGAACATGTGCTCAGTGGCTGGAAG GCAAGAACTCCCCTGGAGCAGGAAGTTTTTAATCTCCTCCATAAGAACAAGCAGCCGGTGACAGACCCTTTACTGACTCCCGTGGAAAAGGCCTCTCTCAAAGCCATGAGCCTGGAAGAG GCTAAGATGCGCCGAGCAGAGCTTCAGAGGGCCCGGGCCCTGCAGTCCTACTATGAGGCCAGGGCtcgaagagaaaagaaaatcaagagcaAAAA GTATCGCAAGGTCCTGAAGAAAGGAAAGGCCAGGAAAGCCCTCAAGGACTTTGAGAAGCTGCGGAAGGTCAATCCTACTGCAGCATTGGAAGAACTGGAAAAAATCGAAAAGGCCAGAATGATG GAGCGAATGAGCCTTAAGCACCAGAACAGTGGGAAATGGGCCAAGTCAAAGGCAATTATGGCCAAATATGACCTGGAG GCTCGCCAGGCTATGCAGGAACAATTGGCCAGGAACAAAGAACTGACGCAGAAGCTCCAGGTGGCCTCCAacagtgaggaagaggaggagggtgtgGAGGAAGAGGGTGACCTTGTCCCTGATGCAGTGAATGAGATCCAGATGGACGCCGACGGACCGAACCCCTGGATGCTCAGGAATCACTCCAGAGGCACGAAAGAGGCCAAAGGCCAGGATCCTGAGCAACTTCCAGAACCTGGAGCCCATGAGGCTTCTGAaagtgaggaagaagaagacagacCAGGGGCGGAAGAAGAaactttgttgaatgaatttgaGGAAAGGCGGTCACTGCGGAGGAAGTCTGGGCTCAACCAGGACGCCGAGCCAGTGAGCAGACAAGAGCCCAAAG aTTCTAGCAGTCAGGAGGTGCTGTCTGAACTGAGGGCACTGGCTCAGAaactcaacaaggaaaaaaatcagtctggGAAGCAGAATATGAGTTCCACGAGGACAGTTCCAGTGGTCCAGAGGGAGGGACCTCCCAAGGCAGAAGAGGAGCCCCTGTTGCTGCAGAggccagagagagcacacactgTGCAGGAGCTAGAAGAGCTGGCCAAAGAAGGATGTTTTCAGAATGAGGAGGTCCCCAGGCCTAGCAGGGAAGGGCAGCAGACGGAGAGGAACCCAAATACTCAGCCGGGTGttcccaaggaaaagaaaaggaaggagcaaATGATTGATCTACAGAACCTCCTGACCACAAAATCTCCTTCTGTGAAGTCTTTGGCCATTCCCACGACAGTGGAGGAGTTG GAAGATGAAGAGGAGAGGGATCAAAAGCAGATGATAAAGGAAGCTTTTGCCGGGGATGATGTCATCAGAGACTTcttgaaagagaagagggaagctgTGGAGGCGAGTAAGCCAAAGGACGTGGACCTGACTCTGCCTGGCTGGGGCGAGTGGGGTGGTATGGGCCTAAAGCCCAGTGCCAAGAAGAGACGCCG GTTTCTCATTAAAACCCCTGAGGGTCCTCcaagaaaagacaagaatttgCCAAATGTGATTATCAATGAGAAGCGAAATGTCCATGCAGCAGCTCAtcag GTGCGGGTGCTTCCATATCCATTCACACACCATCAGCAATTTGAAAGGACCATCCAGACCCCCATAGGATCTACATGGAACACGCAGAGGGCCTTCCAAAAGCTGACTATGCCGAAGGTTGTCACCAAGCCAGGTCACATCATTAAGCCTATAAAAGCAGAGGATGTGGGCTATCGGTCTTCCTCAAGGTCGGACCTCTCTGTTGTACAGAGGAATCCAAAACAACTCTCCCTACGTCACAAAAAACAGCTGAAGAAAAACTCAGTAGATTGA
- the UTP14A gene encoding U3 small nucleolar RNA-associated protein 14 homolog A isoform X2: MSEVGAAESLLALSQQEEVEDLPKDYALSPSEDEVDIDGERNHQKLLEAISSLDGKNRWKLAERSEASLKVSEFSVTSEGSGEKLVLSDLLGPVKTSSSLAVVKKQLNRVKSKKTVELPLNKEEVERIHREVAFNKTSQALSKWDPIVLKNRQAEQLVFPLKKEQSAFAPIEHVLSGWKARTPLEQEVFNLLHKNKQPVTDPLLTPVEKASLKAMSLEEAKMRRAELQRARALQSYYEARARREKKIKSKKYRKVLKKGKARKALKDFEKLRKVNPTAALEELEKIEKARMMERMSLKHQNSGKWAKSKAIMAKYDLEARQAMQEQLARNKELTQKLQVASNSEEEEEGVEEEGDLVPDAVNEIQMDADGPNPWMLRNHSRGTKEAKGQDPEQLPEPGAHEASESEEEEDRPGAEEETLLNEFEERRSLRRKSGLNQDAEPVSRQEPKDSSSQEVLSELRALAQKLNKEKNQSGKQNMSSTRTVPVVQREGPPKAEEEPLLLQRPERAHTVQELEELAKEGCFQNEEVPRPSREGQQTERNPNTQPGVPKEKKRKEQMIDLQNLLTTKSPSVKSLAIPTTVEELEDEEERDQKQMIKEAFAGDDVIRDFLKEKREAVEASFSLKPLRVLQEKTRICQM, from the exons ATGAGCGAGGTCGGGGCTGCGGAAAG CCTTCTGGCTTTAAGCCAACAGGAAGAAGTAGAGGATTTGCCCAAAGACTACGCCTTGAGCCCCAGTGAAGATGAG GTGGACattgatggagagagaaatcatCAAAAGCTTCTGGAAGCAATCAGTTCCCTTGATGGAAAGAATAG GTGGAAATTGGCTGAGAGATCTGAAGCTAGTCTGAAGGTGTCAGAGTTCAGTGTCACTTCTGAAG GATCGGGAGAAAAGCTAGTCCTTTCAGATCTACTTGGGCCTGTTAAAACTTCATCCTCATTGGCTGTTGTGAAAAAGCAACTGAATAGAGTCAAATCAAAGAAGACTGTGGAGTTACCCCTTAACAAAGAAGAGGTTGAGAGG ATCCACAGGGAAGTGGCATTCAATAAAACCTCACAAGCCCTCTCCAAATGGGATCCCATCGTCCTGAAGAACCGACAAGCAGAGCAGCTGGTTTTTCCTCTGAAGAAGGAGCAGTCAGCCTTTGCTCCCATCGAACATGTGCTCAGTGGCTGGAAG GCAAGAACTCCCCTGGAGCAGGAAGTTTTTAATCTCCTCCATAAGAACAAGCAGCCGGTGACAGACCCTTTACTGACTCCCGTGGAAAAGGCCTCTCTCAAAGCCATGAGCCTGGAAGAG GCTAAGATGCGCCGAGCAGAGCTTCAGAGGGCCCGGGCCCTGCAGTCCTACTATGAGGCCAGGGCtcgaagagaaaagaaaatcaagagcaAAAA GTATCGCAAGGTCCTGAAGAAAGGAAAGGCCAGGAAAGCCCTCAAGGACTTTGAGAAGCTGCGGAAGGTCAATCCTACTGCAGCATTGGAAGAACTGGAAAAAATCGAAAAGGCCAGAATGATG GAGCGAATGAGCCTTAAGCACCAGAACAGTGGGAAATGGGCCAAGTCAAAGGCAATTATGGCCAAATATGACCTGGAG GCTCGCCAGGCTATGCAGGAACAATTGGCCAGGAACAAAGAACTGACGCAGAAGCTCCAGGTGGCCTCCAacagtgaggaagaggaggagggtgtgGAGGAAGAGGGTGACCTTGTCCCTGATGCAGTGAATGAGATCCAGATGGACGCCGACGGACCGAACCCCTGGATGCTCAGGAATCACTCCAGAGGCACGAAAGAGGCCAAAGGCCAGGATCCTGAGCAACTTCCAGAACCTGGAGCCCATGAGGCTTCTGAaagtgaggaagaagaagacagacCAGGGGCGGAAGAAGAaactttgttgaatgaatttgaGGAAAGGCGGTCACTGCGGAGGAAGTCTGGGCTCAACCAGGACGCCGAGCCAGTGAGCAGACAAGAGCCCAAAG aTTCTAGCAGTCAGGAGGTGCTGTCTGAACTGAGGGCACTGGCTCAGAaactcaacaaggaaaaaaatcagtctggGAAGCAGAATATGAGTTCCACGAGGACAGTTCCAGTGGTCCAGAGGGAGGGACCTCCCAAGGCAGAAGAGGAGCCCCTGTTGCTGCAGAggccagagagagcacacactgTGCAGGAGCTAGAAGAGCTGGCCAAAGAAGGATGTTTTCAGAATGAGGAGGTCCCCAGGCCTAGCAGGGAAGGGCAGCAGACGGAGAGGAACCCAAATACTCAGCCGGGTGttcccaaggaaaagaaaaggaaggagcaaATGATTGATCTACAGAACCTCCTGACCACAAAATCTCCTTCTGTGAAGTCTTTGGCCATTCCCACGACAGTGGAGGAGTTG GAAGATGAAGAGGAGAGGGATCAAAAGCAGATGATAAAGGAAGCTTTTGCCGGGGATGATGTCATCAGAGACTTcttgaaagagaagagggaagctgTGGAGGCGA GTTTCTCATTAAAACCCCTGAGGGTCCTCcaagaaaagacaagaatttgCCAAATGTGA
- the UTP14A gene encoding U3 small nucleolar RNA-associated protein 14 homolog A isoform X3 translates to MSEVGAAESLLALSQQEEVEDLPKDYALSPSEDEVDIDGERNHQKLLEAISSLDGKNRWKLAERSEASLKVSEFSVTSEGSGEKLVLSDLLGPVKTSSSLAVVKKQLNRVKSKKTVELPLNKEEVERIHREVAFNKTSQALSKWDPIVLKNRQAEQLVFPLKKEQSAFAPIEHVLSGWKARTPLEQEVFNLLHKNKQPVTDPLLTPVEKASLKAMSLEEAKMRRAELQRARALQSYYEARARREKKIKSKKYRKVLKKGKARKALKDFEKLRKVNPTAALEELEKIEKARMMERMSLKHQNSGKWAKSKAIMAKYDLEARQAMQEQLARNKELTQKLQVASNSEEEEEGVEEEGDLVPDAVNEIQMDADGPNPWMLRNHSRGTKEAKGQDPEQLPEPGAHEASESEEEEDRPGAEEETLLNEFEERRSLRRKSGLNQDAEPVSRQEPKDSSSQEVLSELRALAQKLNKEKNQSGKQNMSSTRTVPVVQREGPPKAEEEPLLLQRPERAHTVQELEELAKEGCFQNEEVPRPSREGQQTERNPNTQPGVPKEKKRKEQMIDLQNLLTTKSPSVKSLAIPTTVEELEDEEERDQKQMIKEAFAGDDVIRDFLKEKREAVEVSH, encoded by the exons ATGAGCGAGGTCGGGGCTGCGGAAAG CCTTCTGGCTTTAAGCCAACAGGAAGAAGTAGAGGATTTGCCCAAAGACTACGCCTTGAGCCCCAGTGAAGATGAG GTGGACattgatggagagagaaatcatCAAAAGCTTCTGGAAGCAATCAGTTCCCTTGATGGAAAGAATAG GTGGAAATTGGCTGAGAGATCTGAAGCTAGTCTGAAGGTGTCAGAGTTCAGTGTCACTTCTGAAG GATCGGGAGAAAAGCTAGTCCTTTCAGATCTACTTGGGCCTGTTAAAACTTCATCCTCATTGGCTGTTGTGAAAAAGCAACTGAATAGAGTCAAATCAAAGAAGACTGTGGAGTTACCCCTTAACAAAGAAGAGGTTGAGAGG ATCCACAGGGAAGTGGCATTCAATAAAACCTCACAAGCCCTCTCCAAATGGGATCCCATCGTCCTGAAGAACCGACAAGCAGAGCAGCTGGTTTTTCCTCTGAAGAAGGAGCAGTCAGCCTTTGCTCCCATCGAACATGTGCTCAGTGGCTGGAAG GCAAGAACTCCCCTGGAGCAGGAAGTTTTTAATCTCCTCCATAAGAACAAGCAGCCGGTGACAGACCCTTTACTGACTCCCGTGGAAAAGGCCTCTCTCAAAGCCATGAGCCTGGAAGAG GCTAAGATGCGCCGAGCAGAGCTTCAGAGGGCCCGGGCCCTGCAGTCCTACTATGAGGCCAGGGCtcgaagagaaaagaaaatcaagagcaAAAA GTATCGCAAGGTCCTGAAGAAAGGAAAGGCCAGGAAAGCCCTCAAGGACTTTGAGAAGCTGCGGAAGGTCAATCCTACTGCAGCATTGGAAGAACTGGAAAAAATCGAAAAGGCCAGAATGATG GAGCGAATGAGCCTTAAGCACCAGAACAGTGGGAAATGGGCCAAGTCAAAGGCAATTATGGCCAAATATGACCTGGAG GCTCGCCAGGCTATGCAGGAACAATTGGCCAGGAACAAAGAACTGACGCAGAAGCTCCAGGTGGCCTCCAacagtgaggaagaggaggagggtgtgGAGGAAGAGGGTGACCTTGTCCCTGATGCAGTGAATGAGATCCAGATGGACGCCGACGGACCGAACCCCTGGATGCTCAGGAATCACTCCAGAGGCACGAAAGAGGCCAAAGGCCAGGATCCTGAGCAACTTCCAGAACCTGGAGCCCATGAGGCTTCTGAaagtgaggaagaagaagacagacCAGGGGCGGAAGAAGAaactttgttgaatgaatttgaGGAAAGGCGGTCACTGCGGAGGAAGTCTGGGCTCAACCAGGACGCCGAGCCAGTGAGCAGACAAGAGCCCAAAG aTTCTAGCAGTCAGGAGGTGCTGTCTGAACTGAGGGCACTGGCTCAGAaactcaacaaggaaaaaaatcagtctggGAAGCAGAATATGAGTTCCACGAGGACAGTTCCAGTGGTCCAGAGGGAGGGACCTCCCAAGGCAGAAGAGGAGCCCCTGTTGCTGCAGAggccagagagagcacacactgTGCAGGAGCTAGAAGAGCTGGCCAAAGAAGGATGTTTTCAGAATGAGGAGGTCCCCAGGCCTAGCAGGGAAGGGCAGCAGACGGAGAGGAACCCAAATACTCAGCCGGGTGttcccaaggaaaagaaaaggaaggagcaaATGATTGATCTACAGAACCTCCTGACCACAAAATCTCCTTCTGTGAAGTCTTTGGCCATTCCCACGACAGTGGAGGAGTTG GAAGATGAAGAGGAGAGGGATCAAAAGCAGATGATAAAGGAAGCTTTTGCCGGGGATGATGTCATCAGAGACTTcttgaaagagaagagggaagctgTGGAG GTTTCTCATTAA